One genomic window of Boudabousia tangfeifanii includes the following:
- the atpA gene encoding F0F1 ATP synthase subunit alpha: MTDLNISPEEIRAALDSFVDSYEPSHAATQEVGHITLAADGIAEVEGLPGTMANELLRFEDGTLGLAMNLNVNSIGVVVLGDFTNLEEGQRVYRTGEVLSVPVGDGYLGRVVDPLGRPIDGLGEITDLEGRRALELQAPGVMARKSVHEPLQTGLKAIDTMIPIGRGQRQLIIGDRQTGKTAIAIDTILNQRENWKSGDPSKQVRCIYVAIGQKGSTIASVRGALEEAGAMEYTTIVASPASDPAGFKYLAPYTGSAIGQHWMYGGKHVLIVFDDLSKQAEAYRAVSLLLRRPPGREAYPGDVFYLHSRLLERCAKLSDELGGGSMTGLPIIETKANDVSAYIPTNVISITDGQIFLQSDLFNADQRPAVDVGVSVSRVGGAAQVKAMKQVSGTLKLTLAQYRSMAAFAMFASDLDAVTRRQLARGERLMELLKQPQYTPYKVEDQVASIWAGTNGHLDEIPVKQVKQFEHELLDYLRSNTEILDTIRDTGKLEKETEEKLAEAVEHFKSRFRAEAEAEAEPEKVKVENTREEIVVGQNKA; encoded by the coding sequence ATGACGGATTTGAACATTAGCCCAGAAGAGATTCGGGCTGCACTAGATAGTTTTGTAGATAGCTACGAGCCATCTCATGCAGCGACGCAAGAGGTCGGTCATATTACTTTGGCAGCAGACGGCATCGCTGAAGTTGAAGGTTTGCCTGGCACCATGGCCAATGAGCTTCTACGCTTTGAAGATGGCACGCTTGGTCTAGCCATGAACCTTAACGTCAATTCAATTGGCGTGGTAGTGCTTGGTGACTTCACCAACTTGGAAGAAGGACAGCGCGTTTACCGCACTGGAGAAGTTCTTTCCGTGCCTGTTGGTGACGGCTACCTCGGTCGTGTAGTTGATCCGCTAGGTCGTCCTATCGACGGTCTTGGCGAAATTACCGATCTTGAAGGCCGTCGTGCGCTTGAACTACAAGCGCCAGGTGTAATGGCACGTAAATCGGTTCATGAGCCTTTGCAAACTGGTTTGAAGGCGATTGACACCATGATTCCTATCGGTCGTGGACAACGTCAGTTGATCATTGGCGACCGTCAGACCGGTAAAACTGCAATCGCTATCGACACTATTTTGAACCAGCGTGAAAACTGGAAGAGTGGCGATCCGAGCAAGCAGGTACGCTGCATCTATGTAGCTATTGGTCAAAAGGGCTCAACGATTGCCTCTGTTCGCGGAGCTTTGGAAGAAGCTGGTGCAATGGAATACACCACGATCGTTGCTTCTCCGGCTTCTGATCCTGCCGGCTTCAAATATCTAGCTCCTTATACCGGCTCAGCTATTGGTCAGCACTGGATGTATGGCGGCAAACATGTGCTGATTGTGTTTGATGACTTGTCTAAGCAGGCTGAAGCATACCGTGCAGTTTCGCTTTTGCTTCGTCGTCCACCGGGCCGTGAAGCTTACCCAGGCGACGTTTTCTACTTACACTCTCGTCTGCTCGAACGTTGTGCCAAACTCAGTGATGAGCTAGGTGGCGGTTCCATGACTGGTCTACCTATTATCGAGACTAAGGCAAATGACGTATCTGCCTATATTCCAACAAACGTTATTTCAATTACTGACGGCCAGATCTTCTTGCAGTCGGATTTGTTCAATGCTGATCAGCGCCCGGCAGTTGACGTTGGTGTTTCGGTTTCGCGTGTAGGTGGTGCCGCTCAGGTAAAGGCTATGAAGCAAGTCTCCGGTACTTTGAAACTAACGCTTGCTCAGTATCGTTCAATGGCTGCCTTCGCCATGTTCGCTTCCGACCTCGATGCGGTTACGCGTCGTCAGCTGGCTCGCGGTGAACGCCTTATGGAGCTGCTAAAACAGCCACAGTACACTCCTTACAAGGTCGAGGACCAAGTAGCGTCTATTTGGGCAGGTACTAATGGTCACCTTGACGAAATCCCAGTAAAGCAAGTTAAACAGTTCGAACATGAGCTACTAGACTACTTGCGTTCAAATACCGAAATTCTCGATACGATTCGTGATACCGGTAAACTTGAAAAAGAGACCGAGGAAAAGTTGGCAGAAGCGGTTGAGCACTTCAAGTCTCGTTTCCGGGCTGAAGCTGAAGCCGAGGCCGAACCTGAAAAGGTTAAGGTAGAAAACACCCGCGAAGAAATCGTTGTGGGCCAAAACAAGGCGTGA
- a CDS encoding F0F1 ATP synthase subunit gamma: MGGKQRIYKQRIRSTETLKKVFRAMELIAASRIGKARKEAALVGPFSRAVTEAVAQVALHSKVDHPLTRPRTDTNRVAVVCIAADRGMAGAYSAVILRETEALLEKLRDQGKEPVLYTSGRRAKGYFQFRSVPIQMSWDGESDSPTKKTVAEMADELLERFLNPDPQEGVCEVHLVFTSFQNMVKQTVEDRQMLPLTVVDAPSAVPEESAADTADKLRPLYEFEPNADEVLNAVLPLYVFSRMENALLQSAASELASRQRAMHTATDNAEELITNYTRLANTARQAEITQEISEIVSGADALSQS, from the coding sequence ATGGGCGGTAAACAACGAATTTATAAGCAACGGATACGTTCCACCGAGACACTCAAAAAAGTGTTTCGGGCAATGGAACTTATCGCTGCTTCTCGCATCGGTAAGGCTAGAAAAGAAGCAGCTCTAGTTGGGCCTTTTTCTCGTGCAGTTACCGAGGCAGTGGCGCAAGTTGCTTTGCACTCCAAGGTCGATCATCCGCTAACTCGTCCTCGTACGGATACTAATCGGGTAGCTGTGGTTTGTATTGCTGCAGACCGTGGTATGGCCGGAGCCTACTCTGCGGTGATCTTACGTGAGACTGAAGCACTACTTGAAAAGCTGCGCGACCAGGGGAAAGAGCCGGTACTTTATACCTCCGGACGACGGGCAAAGGGATATTTCCAATTCCGCTCCGTGCCCATTCAAATGAGCTGGGATGGTGAATCTGACTCGCCTACCAAGAAGACGGTAGCGGAGATGGCAGATGAACTTTTGGAACGGTTCTTGAATCCAGATCCTCAAGAGGGTGTCTGCGAAGTACACTTGGTCTTCACTAGCTTCCAAAACATGGTTAAGCAGACTGTTGAAGACCGTCAGATGCTACCGCTTACCGTGGTAGATGCTCCTTCAGCGGTGCCTGAGGAATCCGCTGCAGACACCGCTGATAAGCTTCGTCCGCTATACGAGTTTGAACCTAATGCAGATGAAGTTCTTAATGCAGTATTGCCATTGTATGTATTTTCTCGAATGGAAAATGCCTTACTTCAATCTGCTGCTTCGGAACTAGCTTCTCGTCAACGAGCTATGCACACCGCGACGGATAACGCCGAAGAACTTATTACAAACTACACTCGCTTGGCGAACACGGCCCGCCAGGCGGAGATCACGCAGGAAATCAGCGAGATCGTTTCAGGTGCCGACGCACTAAGTCAATCCTAA
- the atpD gene encoding F0F1 ATP synthase subunit beta: MSNENKSTGVGRIASVIGPVVDIEFPPDHIPQMYNALHVEIDLSDQGEGEGKQTMTMEVAQYLGDNMVRAIALKPTDGLVRGGLVTDTGAPISVPVGDITKGHVFNVTGDVLNLKEGEKFEVTERWPIHRQPPTFDQLESKTKMFETGIKVIDLLTPYVQGGKIGLFGGAGVGKTVLIQEMIQRVALNHGGVSVFAGVGERTREGNDLIVEMEEAGVFDKTALVFGQMDEPPGTRLRIALTALTMAEYFRDVQNQDVLLFIDNIFRFTQAGSEVSTLLGRMPSAVGYQPNLADEMGLLQERITSAGGHSITSLQAIYVPADDYTDPAPATTFAHLDATTELSREIASRGLYPAVDPLASTSRILDPTYVGETHYAVATRVKSILQKNKELQDIIAILGVDELSEEDKVTVARARRIEQFLSQNTYMAEKFTGVEGSTVPLDETVEAFRRIVDGEYDHVAEQAFYNIGGIEDLERNWKRLQAEGD, encoded by the coding sequence ATGAGTAACGAAAACAAATCTACTGGGGTAGGCCGCATCGCCAGCGTGATTGGCCCTGTCGTCGATATCGAGTTCCCGCCTGACCACATCCCACAGATGTACAATGCCTTGCACGTCGAAATCGATCTATCAGATCAGGGTGAAGGCGAAGGCAAACAAACCATGACCATGGAAGTTGCCCAGTACCTAGGCGACAACATGGTTCGTGCGATTGCGCTAAAGCCAACCGATGGTCTCGTGCGTGGTGGTTTGGTCACCGATACTGGTGCGCCAATTTCCGTGCCGGTCGGTGATATTACTAAGGGACACGTGTTCAACGTGACCGGTGACGTTTTGAACCTGAAAGAAGGCGAAAAATTTGAAGTTACCGAACGCTGGCCAATCCACCGTCAGCCACCAACTTTTGATCAACTAGAATCAAAGACCAAGATGTTCGAGACCGGTATTAAGGTCATCGACCTTCTGACCCCCTATGTTCAGGGTGGTAAGATCGGCCTCTTCGGTGGTGCTGGCGTTGGCAAGACCGTTCTGATCCAGGAAATGATTCAGCGTGTAGCCCTAAACCACGGTGGTGTTTCGGTATTCGCTGGTGTGGGTGAACGTACGCGTGAAGGTAACGACCTGATTGTTGAAATGGAAGAGGCAGGCGTGTTTGACAAGACTGCGCTAGTCTTCGGCCAAATGGACGAACCGCCGGGCACCCGCCTTCGCATTGCCTTAACCGCGCTAACTATGGCGGAGTACTTCCGCGATGTTCAGAATCAAGACGTGTTGCTGTTCATCGATAACATCTTCCGCTTCACTCAGGCAGGTTCTGAAGTATCGACGCTTCTAGGTCGTATGCCTTCAGCTGTAGGCTATCAGCCCAACTTGGCTGATGAAATGGGTCTACTGCAGGAACGCATTACCTCTGCTGGTGGTCACTCGATTACCTCGCTGCAGGCTATTTACGTTCCCGCTGACGACTACACTGACCCAGCTCCAGCAACTACCTTCGCCCACCTTGATGCCACGACTGAACTTAGCCGTGAAATTGCTTCCCGTGGTCTTTACCCAGCGGTTGATCCTTTGGCTTCAACCTCTCGTATTCTTGACCCAACTTATGTGGGCGAGACACACTATGCGGTTGCAACCCGAGTTAAGTCAATCCTTCAGAAGAACAAGGAATTGCAAGATATTATTGCGATTCTTGGTGTTGATGAACTATCTGAAGAAGATAAGGTCACTGTTGCTCGCGCTCGCCGCATTGAGCAGTTCCTTTCTCAGAATACCTACATGGCTGAGAAATTTACCGGTGTTGAAGGCTCGACCGTTCCATTGGACGAAACAGTTGAAGCTTTCCGTCGCATTGTAGATGGCGAATATGACCATGTGGCTGAACAGGCATTCTATAATATTGGCGGCATCGAAGACCTCGAACGTAACTGGAAACGCCTGCAGGCAGAAGGTGACTGA
- a CDS encoding F0F1 ATP synthase subunit epsilon: protein MSMHASVVSRTETLFDGECSAVVVPASSGQLGILPGHEPLIGVLGKGTLKITTGTDELMFEIGDGIFSVDDDLVTIACQSGKAA from the coding sequence ATGTCTATGCATGCTTCGGTAGTTTCACGAACAGAAACGCTTTTTGACGGCGAATGCTCGGCAGTTGTAGTGCCTGCTAGCTCCGGCCAGCTTGGTATTTTGCCTGGTCACGAACCCTTAATTGGCGTTTTAGGTAAGGGAACTCTCAAGATCACCACCGGAACTGACGAACTTATGTTTGAAATCGGAGACGGTATTTTTTCGGTGGACGACGATCTGGTAACGATCGCATGTCAATCAGGAAAAGCGGCATAA
- a CDS encoding DUF2550 family protein encodes MGKLAITGLVFGSLLVVLLILGAIYIYRVRHIAHRVGAFELAIRPNTSEEWTSGVGVYSANQLDWHRTVSLSFKPRRTYVRGGFSLGKPIWREGGKVVEIEVTDRYGSRFFAMHDSSYDGLVSWMESAPPKADLFA; translated from the coding sequence ATGGGAAAGTTAGCGATCACTGGGCTGGTCTTCGGATCACTTTTGGTGGTATTGCTGATTCTTGGTGCAATCTACATTTATCGAGTGCGCCATATCGCCCATCGAGTCGGTGCTTTTGAACTCGCGATCCGGCCAAACACCTCAGAAGAGTGGACAAGCGGTGTCGGGGTCTATTCGGCGAATCAGCTGGATTGGCACCGCACCGTGTCCCTCTCATTTAAACCTCGTCGCACTTATGTTAGAGGCGGATTCTCCCTAGGAAAGCCCATCTGGCGTGAGGGTGGAAAAGTGGTTGAAATCGAGGTTACCGATCGTTACGGCAGCCGTTTTTTCGCAATGCACGATAGTTCATATGATGGTTTGGTCTCTTGGATGGAATCAGCTCCGCCCAAAGCCGACCTTTTTGCCTAA
- the nucS gene encoding endonuclease NucS: MRIVVADCQVDYTGRLTAHLPRATRLLLVKADGSVLVHSDGGSYKPLNWMSPPCNLKITEPDEAQQVAGIIETWTVRASKSDDQLQISLFEVVSEHSWDLGVDPGLTKDGVEAHLQELLAAQPQTLGAGMKLIRREYPTPIGPVDLMLQDSEGHYAAVEVKRVGGIDGVEQLTRYLEMLSKIGGLPGLRGIFAAPIIKPQARVLAAERGIECIVVDYDELRGFEDPQGKLF, from the coding sequence TTGCGAATTGTTGTTGCCGACTGCCAAGTTGACTATACCGGTCGCTTAACAGCACATTTGCCTAGAGCTACTCGCTTACTCTTAGTAAAGGCCGATGGCTCTGTTTTGGTTCATTCCGATGGAGGTTCATATAAACCTCTTAACTGGATGAGCCCACCTTGTAACCTCAAAATTACTGAACCTGATGAGGCACAGCAGGTAGCGGGGATTATTGAGACTTGGACCGTAAGAGCTAGCAAAAGTGATGATCAATTGCAGATTTCACTTTTCGAGGTCGTTTCCGAGCATTCGTGGGACCTTGGCGTCGACCCTGGACTAACAAAGGATGGGGTAGAAGCACATTTACAAGAGCTTCTCGCGGCACAGCCTCAAACTTTGGGTGCGGGCATGAAACTGATTCGACGTGAGTATCCTACTCCGATCGGTCCAGTTGATCTTATGCTGCAAGATTCCGAGGGACATTATGCTGCCGTTGAAGTAAAGCGAGTGGGTGGCATCGATGGGGTAGAGCAACTAACAAGATACCTTGAAATGCTCAGTAAAATCGGAGGGCTGCCAGGACTAAGAGGGATCTTCGCTGCCCCCATAATCAAACCCCAGGCTCGAGTTTTAGCCGCGGAACGCGGTATCGAGTGTATCGTCGTAGACTACGACGAATTACGTGGCTTTGAAGATCCACAGGGCAAACTTTTCTAA
- a CDS encoding N-acetylglucosamine-6-phosphate deacetylase, with translation MDKIQILRGKVVTADDLLEDGVVAFEGDKLTYVGSAKEADFSLEEAETVDGYILPGLVDVHCHGGGGASFPDSKTAEDVTTAIMEHRRHGTTTLVGSCVTAAPEVLKERAALMADACEAGELAGIHYEGPFVSQARCGAQDPRYIIDPDPALTQELIDAGRGYVKTMTIAPEKPNITGDEGVSAVLIKGGALPSFGHTDSDPAPVREALADARRVLAETENKLSPRATVTHLFNGMRPLHHRDPGPIAECLADAQSGGVVLEMIADGIHLNPSIVRDVYELVGRDNVVLVTDAMAAAGMPDGSYVLGPQAVTVKDGVARLAEGDSIAGGTSHLLDQVKLMTEFGMPLVDVVYIASEQGAKILGDTTVGALATGKSADVVVTDNELNCQKVWRRGELVD, from the coding sequence ATGGATAAAATTCAAATTTTGAGAGGCAAGGTTGTCACTGCTGACGACCTGCTAGAAGATGGTGTCGTCGCATTTGAAGGCGACAAATTGACCTATGTTGGCTCGGCTAAGGAAGCAGACTTTTCCTTGGAAGAGGCAGAAACGGTAGATGGCTACATTTTGCCAGGTCTGGTAGATGTTCACTGCCATGGTGGTGGGGGAGCTTCATTCCCTGATTCCAAGACCGCCGAGGACGTTACCACCGCCATTATGGAGCATCGACGTCACGGTACCACCACTTTGGTTGGATCCTGTGTAACTGCAGCTCCTGAGGTACTTAAAGAACGCGCTGCCTTGATGGCTGATGCTTGTGAAGCTGGCGAGCTAGCTGGTATCCACTACGAGGGGCCTTTCGTTTCCCAAGCTCGTTGTGGCGCGCAAGATCCCCGCTACATCATTGATCCCGACCCAGCATTGACTCAAGAACTGATTGATGCTGGTCGTGGATACGTGAAGACCATGACCATTGCCCCTGAAAAGCCGAATATTACCGGTGATGAAGGTGTTAGCGCGGTTCTAATTAAGGGCGGGGCCTTGCCGTCTTTTGGCCATACCGATTCGGATCCTGCACCAGTTCGTGAAGCCTTGGCAGATGCCCGCCGCGTGCTAGCCGAAACTGAGAACAAACTAAGCCCTCGGGCTACCGTTACTCACCTGTTTAACGGGATGCGTCCCTTGCACCACCGTGATCCAGGCCCAATCGCTGAATGCCTCGCAGATGCTCAGAGCGGTGGGGTTGTGCTCGAAATGATTGCTGATGGGATTCACCTAAACCCTTCAATTGTTCGCGACGTTTACGAGCTGGTAGGACGTGACAACGTCGTATTGGTGACTGATGCGATGGCTGCTGCTGGTATGCCTGATGGTTCCTACGTTCTAGGCCCACAGGCTGTGACCGTTAAGGACGGGGTAGCACGTTTGGCTGAAGGTGACTCGATTGCTGGTGGCACTTCACATCTGCTTGATCAGGTGAAGCTAATGACCGAGTTCGGCATGCCTTTGGTCGATGTCGTTTACATTGCTTCCGAACAGGGCGCAAAGATTCTCGGCGATACTACCGTTGGTGCACTCGCTACCGGAAAGTCTGCAGATGTAGTTGTTACTGACAACGAGCTAAACTGTCAAAAAGTTTGGCGTCGTGGTGAATTGGTAGACTGA
- a CDS encoding alpha/beta fold hydrolase: MSISWKIHGNHPKRGAVLVLVPAFPFDHRLWLSVCDGLGEIPTILVDNPGLGSGTYPEHDICVFADDLVNLVKTLGYDRAIFAGNSFGGYVAQEAALAHPDFVHAIALIGTKAAADDPQTRAGRLEKSITALASGEVEPFRQGAKNLVGKDFLANDPTREQMLYDLTSNLTAEGVAWCQRAMAARINREADLAKLNIPAVVMYGMEDPTSPLELSENMANALHTQLQVIESAGHLLPLEEPAMVSRQLRRLYSKIQ; the protein is encoded by the coding sequence ATGAGCATCAGCTGGAAAATTCATGGAAATCATCCTAAACGAGGCGCAGTTTTGGTGCTCGTTCCAGCATTCCCCTTCGATCATCGCCTGTGGTTGTCGGTGTGCGATGGATTGGGAGAAATCCCTACAATCTTGGTTGATAATCCAGGATTAGGTTCGGGTACGTACCCCGAACATGACATTTGCGTCTTTGCTGATGATTTAGTTAATCTGGTGAAAACTCTGGGGTATGACCGAGCAATCTTTGCCGGAAATTCGTTTGGGGGATACGTGGCACAAGAGGCGGCATTAGCTCATCCTGACTTTGTGCATGCAATTGCCCTAATCGGCACTAAAGCGGCAGCTGATGATCCTCAGACTAGAGCAGGGCGTCTTGAGAAATCAATAACGGCACTCGCTAGCGGCGAGGTAGAACCGTTCCGCCAAGGCGCTAAAAACTTGGTTGGCAAGGATTTCTTGGCTAATGATCCGACACGTGAGCAAATGCTATATGACCTTACCTCAAATCTAACTGCCGAGGGAGTTGCTTGGTGTCAGCGGGCTATGGCTGCACGGATTAATCGGGAAGCTGATTTAGCTAAGTTAAACATTCCTGCGGTGGTCATGTATGGCATGGAAGATCCTACGAGCCCGTTGGAACTTAGTGAAAATATGGCGAACGCGTTGCATACGCAGCTTCAAGTGATAGAAAGCGCTGGACATCTTTTGCCTTTGGAAGAACCAGCAATGGTTTCGCGCCAATTACGTAGACTGTACTCCAAGATTCAATAA
- a CDS encoding cellulose-binding protein, whose product MTEEQAGFPIVMRGYDRVAVDAELDALRQQLTAEHSTRVNAQARVQDLEGQLMEATRQLSEVERGGYSGIGSRIEQLLHSAEEQSAAVLTKANAEAETLLERTRENTSRLSQRAESEAAAILSEARREAEERTSRAATEAETVLTNAQHRADELVAAAEREATSLRTEVNTQVNDLRATAQRETELQRAQAEKDYVETRVKAEQESSLMRSEASQEAQSLRETALAEASATRESAAREAETLLSSARTEADSILREARAAAEAMRAQIQQLRQEAETDIAGERANAREADAQAHEQARHETATMVAAAKAQVAEAEKHLGETLQRAERLLTDTDAVVRRRQEEARRTAEATLAAAESEAQQIREAARAEAANERIIAQRTVEKLERQRAAVSTYLEEMRGLLGTAPGFPAVLAGAEQEAQAAMAAELAASDDEN is encoded by the coding sequence GTGACTGAGGAACAGGCAGGATTCCCTATCGTCATGCGCGGATACGACCGTGTCGCCGTTGACGCCGAATTAGACGCATTGCGCCAACAACTTACCGCCGAGCACAGCACTCGTGTGAATGCTCAAGCTCGAGTCCAAGATTTGGAAGGCCAGTTGATGGAAGCAACCCGTCAGCTCTCCGAAGTAGAACGTGGCGGTTACAGCGGAATTGGTTCTCGGATTGAACAGCTTTTGCACTCTGCAGAAGAACAATCAGCCGCAGTCCTTACTAAGGCTAACGCTGAAGCTGAAACTTTGTTGGAACGCACCCGTGAAAATACCTCTCGCCTAAGCCAGCGCGCTGAATCGGAAGCAGCCGCGATTTTGTCAGAGGCTCGCCGCGAAGCAGAAGAACGTACTTCCCGCGCCGCCACCGAAGCAGAAACTGTGCTCACCAATGCCCAGCACCGTGCCGACGAACTTGTGGCAGCAGCCGAACGCGAAGCTACTAGCCTTCGTACCGAAGTTAATACTCAGGTAAATGACCTTCGTGCTACCGCTCAGCGTGAAACCGAACTGCAGCGTGCCCAGGCCGAAAAAGACTATGTAGAAACTCGAGTCAAGGCCGAGCAAGAATCCTCCCTGATGCGTTCTGAGGCCTCCCAGGAGGCTCAGTCACTTCGTGAGACTGCGCTAGCTGAAGCCAGTGCTACTCGTGAATCTGCGGCTCGCGAAGCTGAAACTTTGCTTTCTTCTGCTCGTACCGAGGCTGACAGCATCCTGCGTGAAGCTCGTGCCGCGGCAGAAGCCATGCGCGCACAGATTCAGCAGCTTCGTCAAGAAGCAGAAACTGATATTGCAGGCGAACGTGCAAATGCTCGTGAAGCCGACGCACAAGCACACGAACAGGCACGTCATGAAACCGCCACAATGGTAGCAGCTGCCAAGGCTCAGGTGGCTGAAGCTGAAAAGCACTTGGGCGAAACTCTCCAGCGTGCTGAGCGTCTGCTCACCGATACCGATGCAGTCGTACGCCGTCGTCAAGAGGAAGCACGTCGTACCGCTGAAGCCACCTTGGCTGCAGCTGAGTCCGAAGCACAGCAGATCCGTGAAGCCGCTCGTGCTGAAGCTGCCAACGAACGCATCATCGCGCAGCGTACGGTCGAGAAGCTAGAACGTCAGCGTGCAGCTGTCTCGACTTACCTCGAAGAAATGCGTGGCCTTTTGGGCACTGCCCCAGGTTTTCCTGCAGTGTTAGCTGGCGCTGAGCAAGAAGCTCAGGCTGCCATGGCTGCAGAACTTGCCGCTTCGGATGACGAGAACTGA
- a CDS encoding co-chaperone YbbN, with protein sequence MQDSSPSIPSTYGAFDLGTLAKSQNSSVSTASENNGVAAATQRVPLTIALDEKNWPEVAELSGKVPVVVCFWDHDDTVSDQLTATLQESVTSLEGRALLALVEAKATPALSQAFQVTATPVVFALLNSRPIPLFSGLQDKQTIDQVLAQLLQVSEQAGVNGRLEVKPEALGQNEPEIPEYYQPALAALAANDLALAVQEWERVVVNHPTDAPAKAHLAAAKMELRVQENNANELQEDNLVRADQAFQKQDIETAYELLLAEVAAKSEQSEEARKRLLEAFTVYGNDHPLTAPTRRKLASLLF encoded by the coding sequence ATGCAGGATTCATCACCTTCAATCCCATCAACCTATGGCGCCTTTGATCTCGGCACTTTAGCAAAATCGCAGAATTCTTCAGTTTCAACGGCATCTGAGAACAATGGAGTAGCCGCTGCTACCCAGCGAGTTCCTCTGACTATCGCCTTAGATGAGAAGAATTGGCCAGAAGTTGCTGAACTATCTGGAAAAGTCCCAGTAGTTGTTTGCTTTTGGGATCATGATGACACCGTCAGTGATCAGCTCACTGCTACCTTGCAAGAGTCGGTTACCTCGCTTGAAGGGCGAGCACTCCTAGCACTCGTTGAGGCGAAAGCGACCCCAGCGTTAAGTCAAGCTTTTCAAGTCACGGCAACTCCGGTTGTTTTTGCTCTGTTAAATTCTCGCCCGATTCCGCTTTTTAGCGGTTTGCAGGATAAGCAGACGATCGATCAAGTACTTGCTCAGTTACTCCAAGTCAGCGAGCAGGCTGGGGTTAATGGCAGGCTTGAAGTAAAACCAGAGGCATTAGGCCAGAATGAGCCAGAGATTCCCGAATACTATCAGCCAGCATTAGCGGCATTAGCAGCTAATGATTTGGCCTTGGCCGTCCAAGAGTGGGAACGAGTAGTAGTAAATCATCCTACTGACGCCCCAGCGAAGGCACATTTAGCTGCTGCCAAAATGGAACTTCGAGTGCAAGAAAACAATGCTAACGAGCTCCAAGAAGATAACTTGGTTCGTGCTGATCAAGCCTTCCAAAAGCAAGACATCGAAACGGCCTACGAACTGCTATTGGCAGAGGTGGCGGCTAAGTCAGAGCAAAGCGAGGAAGCACGCAAACGCCTTCTCGAAGCTTTTACTGTCTACGGAAATGACCATCCGCTAACGGCACCAACTAGAAGGAAACTAGCTTCCTTGCTGTTTTAG